The proteins below are encoded in one region of Paenisporosarcina cavernae:
- the thiI gene encoding tRNA uracil 4-sulfurtransferase ThiI has translation MNKWKEILIRYGELSTKGRNRHSFTGRLRDNLRYAFTDLESVKIITERDRMFLQTENESTMAEMIKRLPSIFGIQSFSPVASCPVNLDEMKELAHQIISELDTMDRTFKVTVKRSNKNFELDTNETQYAIGSHVLRNNPNLNVKMKNPDINLRIEIRSDAVYMMAEIIPGAGGMPIGSNGKSLLMLSGGIDSPVAGYQLLKRGVRLDAIHFYSPPYTSEQSLEKVKDLAEQLSRFGASVKLHVIPFTAIQEEIQRQIPTNVSMTTTRRMMLKIADKVREETKALAIITGESLGQVASQTLESLTAINEVTSTPILRPLISHDKLEIIEMAKEIKTYDISIRPFDDCCTIFSPSSPKTKPKLEKVMFYESFTGFDEMVDQAIANREVHVFPKKKEDPFKDLF, from the coding sequence ATGAATAAATGGAAAGAAATTTTAATACGGTATGGAGAACTGTCTACAAAAGGCCGAAATCGCCATTCATTTACAGGTAGACTTAGAGATAATTTACGGTATGCATTTACAGATTTAGAAAGCGTTAAAATTATTACAGAACGTGATCGGATGTTTTTACAAACGGAAAACGAATCAACAATGGCTGAAATGATAAAACGTCTTCCATCCATATTTGGGATACAATCGTTTAGCCCAGTTGCTTCATGTCCAGTTAACCTCGATGAAATGAAAGAACTTGCTCATCAAATAATTTCGGAATTGGACACAATGGATCGAACGTTTAAAGTGACCGTGAAACGATCCAACAAAAATTTTGAATTAGACACCAACGAAACGCAGTATGCAATTGGTTCTCATGTTTTACGAAACAATCCTAATTTAAACGTAAAAATGAAAAATCCTGACATTAATCTTCGGATTGAAATTCGCTCTGATGCTGTTTACATGATGGCGGAAATTATTCCTGGTGCAGGTGGTATGCCGATTGGTTCCAATGGTAAATCGTTATTGATGTTATCTGGTGGAATTGATAGTCCTGTTGCAGGTTATCAGTTATTAAAACGAGGTGTTCGATTAGACGCTATTCATTTTTACAGTCCACCATATACGAGTGAGCAATCATTGGAAAAAGTGAAGGATTTAGCAGAACAGTTAAGTCGATTTGGCGCATCTGTTAAATTACATGTCATTCCATTTACTGCCATTCAAGAAGAAATTCAGCGCCAGATACCAACAAATGTTTCCATGACAACTACAAGAAGAATGATGCTAAAAATTGCGGATAAAGTGCGAGAAGAAACAAAAGCACTTGCAATTATCACTGGAGAAAGTCTAGGACAAGTTGCAAGTCAAACTTTAGAAAGCTTAACGGCAATTAATGAAGTGACTTCTACTCCGATTCTCCGTCCACTGATTTCACATGACAAATTAGAGATCATTGAAATGGCAAAAGAAATTAAGACGTATGATATTTCCATCCGTCCATTTGACGATTGCTGTACTATTTTCTCTCCATCTAGTCCAAAAACAAAACCGAAGTTAGAAAAAGTGATGTTTTATGAAAGCTTTACCGGATTTGATGAAATGGTAGATCAAGCAATTGCAAATCGAGAAGTACATGTGTTTCCTAAGAAGAAAGAAGATCCATTTAAAGATTTATTTTAG
- a CDS encoding cysteine desulfurase family protein produces MIYADNSATTKPFPEVLQTFLQVNETYFANPASIHQLGVTANNLLDRARLEIAQTFHTEAENIVFTSGGTESNNLVVRGLVEAYQHRGKHIITSKIEHPSVLLLFQRLEQEGFEVDYLDVDNYGIVRLDSLQQVLRQDTILVSIMHVNNEIGTIQPIQEIGEIVHTSSRAVFHSDTVQSAGKLPIDLRHFGADIISISSHKMHGLKGSGAVIWKGNIHPSPQLLGGKQESGIRSGTVSVANAVTLAKSLKLSLKAYHQKESQLVEARKELSQILESFQDITIFGNEKTIPTILSFSKKGIIGEIVINAFQAKGIIISTSSACSSKKNTVSHVMKAIHCPVEYERGLVRISIGVETTKTEIDEIATQLQVILSSLNGE; encoded by the coding sequence ATGATTTACGCGGATAATAGTGCAACGACAAAACCATTTCCGGAGGTATTGCAAACGTTTCTTCAAGTGAATGAGACGTATTTTGCAAACCCAGCTTCGATCCATCAATTAGGTGTTACAGCGAACAATCTGTTAGATAGGGCAAGGTTAGAAATCGCACAGACATTTCATACTGAAGCGGAAAACATAGTCTTCACTTCTGGTGGAACAGAATCAAATAACCTTGTTGTACGTGGACTAGTTGAGGCGTATCAGCACCGTGGTAAGCATATTATCACATCGAAAATAGAGCATCCTTCTGTCTTACTGTTGTTCCAACGGCTTGAACAAGAAGGATTTGAGGTAGACTACTTGGATGTAGATAACTACGGTATTGTTCGATTAGATAGTCTTCAACAAGTACTTCGCCAAGACACAATTTTAGTGAGCATTATGCATGTGAATAATGAAATAGGGACCATTCAACCGATTCAGGAAATAGGTGAAATAGTTCATACGTCTAGCCGTGCAGTTTTCCATTCCGATACAGTTCAAAGTGCAGGTAAGTTACCGATTGACTTACGGCATTTTGGTGCAGATATTATTTCAATCTCTTCTCACAAAATGCATGGCCTAAAAGGATCTGGTGCCGTCATTTGGAAAGGGAATATTCATCCCTCTCCTCAACTCCTAGGAGGGAAGCAAGAATCAGGGATTAGAAGTGGGACCGTTTCCGTAGCAAATGCTGTCACACTTGCCAAGTCTTTAAAATTGTCTTTAAAAGCATATCACCAAAAAGAGAGCCAGTTGGTGGAAGCGAGAAAGGAACTTTCTCAAATACTCGAGTCTTTTCAAGACATCACTATTTTTGGGAATGAAAAAACAATTCCAACGATTCTTTCCTTTAGTAAAAAAGGAATCATTGGCGAAATAGTTATTAACGCATTTCAAGCGAAGGGCATTATTATTTCCACGTCGAGTGCATGCTCTTCAAAGAAAAACACAGTAAGTCATGTGATGAAAGCAATTCATTGTCCGGTAGAATATGAACGAGGTTTAGTCCGAATAAGTATTGGAGTAGAGACGACTAAAACAGAAATTGATGAAATCGCAACACAGCTACAAGTAATCTTAAGTAGTTTGAATGGAGAGTAA
- the ezrA gene encoding septation ring formation regulator EzrA, which yields MEILVIVIIVLIALAIVGFMMRRKHNTEIERLENEKHQIQNKPILEEMTKVKQLNMNGQTEEMFERWRNTWTEVMDIHMPKIDSLLFDAEEYVDKFRFGKATATEKEIQNRIQASDEQMSQILTELEELIGSEEKSRIEMEQLKENYRSARKNLLAHQHAYGIAATALETRLATFIPAFEEYDALTESGNYLQAREIVIHLMEVGSKTFPLMHDIPALLSDLQLKLPSSIHELRSGQAEMEDQNYQLEHLELTEHLLVIENELKELLDRLANLDTEGTQSRLEEIQEELEQYYDLLEKEVHARRFVEQSREFVASRLKEVSTTTRETSDETAYVQQSYRLSEKEAQIPQNCLKKLESLQKRIDALNSVATEDKIAFSVLEEELTSIQTEMNLLYEEQEAFADSLKNLRIDENKARGQLDELKKQLHETDRMLQKANLPGIPEEMDARLEEAEEQLYLVMQSLQEVPLNMKVVDNYLGKAEKCIDEVHEKSKEMLENVLLIERIIQYGNRYRASHPRMHQRLLDAEASFRQLRYAKALETAATAVEEVEPGAMKRIEVLVKEDAWRS from the coding sequence ATGGAAATTCTCGTAATTGTAATCATCGTATTAATAGCTTTGGCAATCGTGGGTTTCATGATGCGACGAAAGCACAATACAGAAATAGAACGATTAGAAAATGAAAAACATCAAATTCAAAATAAACCTATTCTAGAAGAAATGACAAAAGTGAAACAATTGAATATGAATGGACAAACGGAAGAAATGTTCGAGCGTTGGAGAAATACGTGGACAGAAGTGATGGACATACATATGCCAAAAATTGATTCTTTATTGTTCGATGCGGAAGAATACGTCGATAAATTCCGATTTGGAAAAGCTACTGCAACCGAAAAGGAAATACAAAATCGAATTCAAGCAAGTGATGAACAAATGTCGCAAATTTTAACAGAGTTAGAAGAGTTAATTGGTAGTGAAGAAAAAAGTAGAATCGAAATGGAACAGCTAAAAGAAAATTATCGATCTGCTCGAAAAAACCTGCTAGCCCATCAACACGCATACGGTATTGCAGCAACCGCTTTAGAAACTAGATTGGCAACTTTCATTCCAGCGTTTGAAGAATATGATGCTTTGACCGAAAGTGGGAATTATTTGCAAGCTCGTGAGATTGTTATTCATCTTATGGAAGTTGGAAGTAAAACGTTTCCGCTCATGCATGATATTCCAGCTCTGCTATCTGATTTGCAGTTGAAATTACCATCTTCTATTCACGAACTTCGTTCTGGACAAGCGGAGATGGAAGATCAAAACTATCAGCTTGAGCATTTAGAATTGACCGAACACTTGCTTGTTATCGAAAATGAGCTCAAAGAATTGTTAGATCGATTAGCTAACCTTGATACCGAAGGGACGCAAAGTCGCCTAGAAGAGATCCAAGAAGAATTAGAACAGTACTATGACTTGTTAGAAAAAGAAGTACATGCTCGACGATTTGTTGAACAATCGAGAGAATTCGTTGCATCAAGGTTGAAGGAAGTTTCCACCACCACAAGAGAAACAAGTGATGAGACGGCATATGTACAACAAAGTTATCGCTTAAGTGAAAAAGAGGCACAAATTCCGCAAAATTGTTTAAAGAAGCTGGAAAGTTTGCAAAAGCGTATCGATGCGCTTAATTCAGTTGCGACAGAAGACAAAATTGCCTTTTCTGTTTTAGAAGAGGAACTAACATCCATTCAAACGGAAATGAATCTATTATATGAAGAACAAGAAGCATTTGCTGATAGCTTAAAAAACTTACGCATTGATGAAAATAAAGCACGCGGCCAATTGGATGAATTGAAAAAGCAGTTGCACGAAACGGATCGTATGTTACAAAAAGCCAATTTACCTGGTATTCCAGAAGAAATGGATGCACGTTTAGAAGAAGCTGAAGAGCAATTGTATCTAGTCATGCAAAGCTTACAGGAAGTTCCACTTAACATGAAAGTGGTGGACAACTACCTAGGAAAAGCGGAAAAATGTATTGATGAGGTGCATGAAAAATCGAAGGAAATGCTTGAAAATGTATTATTAATCGAGCGCATTATTCAGTATGGAAATCGATACAGAGCAAGTCATCCAAGAATGCATCAACGACTTTTAGACGCTGAAGCATCGTTTCGACAATTACGTTATGCAAAGGCTTTGGAGACAGCAGCGACTGCTGTAGAAGAAGTTGAACCAGGTGCCATGAAAAGAATCGAAGTACTTGTCAAAGAAGACGCTTGGCGTTCATAA
- a CDS encoding GAF domain-containing protein produces the protein MFTQSTYSENLEANYVLLTKQLRALIQGEENIVANLSNASALLNQFLDRINWVGFYLMEHGELVLGPFQGLPACIRIPVGKGVCGTAVETMETMVVPDVHAFPGHIACDAASRSEIVIPIVKDGKVLGVLDIDSPETDRFTATDRHGLEQFVQELVTHL, from the coding sequence GTGTTCACACAATCAACATATAGTGAAAATTTAGAAGCTAATTATGTTTTATTAACGAAACAATTACGTGCATTGATTCAAGGTGAAGAGAATATTGTTGCTAATTTAAGTAATGCATCCGCACTTTTAAATCAATTTTTAGATCGTATAAACTGGGTAGGGTTCTACTTGATGGAACACGGTGAGCTAGTTTTAGGACCTTTCCAAGGCTTACCCGCTTGTATTCGTATACCAGTTGGTAAAGGAGTTTGTGGAACCGCTGTTGAAACAATGGAAACGATGGTTGTTCCTGACGTACATGCTTTTCCTGGTCATATTGCATGTGATGCTGCATCTCGTTCTGAAATCGTTATTCCTATTGTAAAAGATGGAAAAGTTCTAGGTGTACTTGATATTGACAGTCCTGAAACGGATCGATTTACCGCTACCGACCGACATGGATTAGAGCAATTTGTACAAGAATTAGTTACCCATTTATAA
- the megL gene encoding methionine gamma-lyase, with amino-acid sequence MSNQNWMKETKLIHTGYQHSEHKDALTVPLYQTSTFAFPSAEAGEKRFSGEEDGMIYSRLGNPTVRVLEEKMAELENGAACLAFGSGMAAVSTVLLHTTKANDHVLCSRGIYGCTFGLLELLEEKYSITHTFHPLDTADSIEAAIQPNTTVIYVETPINPTMELVDLELVATVAKKHGIRLIVDNTFSSPLGQSPLQIGADFVLHSATKYINGHGDVIAGLLIGTDEEEMLKIRMTVQKDVGGIISPFDAWLILRGLKTLSVRMERHVKNAEKIAAFLENESFVEHVFYPYSDKHPQVELAKKQMAFGSGLVSFTIKGGKEAAQYLMNQLELVQIAVSLGDAETLIQHPATMTHSVIPENQREEMGITHSLLRLSAGLEIAEDIVEDLRNALQATEKKFTFHS; translated from the coding sequence ATGAGCAATCAAAACTGGATGAAAGAAACGAAATTAATTCATACGGGATATCAACATTCGGAACATAAAGATGCTTTAACTGTGCCGCTTTACCAAACGTCAACTTTTGCTTTTCCATCAGCAGAAGCAGGGGAAAAGAGATTCTCAGGTGAAGAAGATGGGATGATTTATTCTAGATTGGGAAATCCTACTGTTCGTGTTTTAGAAGAAAAAATGGCGGAATTAGAAAATGGAGCAGCTTGCTTAGCCTTTGGTTCTGGTATGGCAGCTGTTTCCACTGTATTACTCCATACAACTAAAGCGAATGATCATGTTCTTTGTTCACGAGGGATTTACGGTTGTACATTTGGTCTATTAGAGTTGTTAGAGGAAAAGTATTCGATTACGCATACGTTTCATCCCTTAGACACTGCTGATTCAATTGAAGCTGCTATTCAACCAAATACAACTGTTATCTATGTAGAAACACCTATAAATCCGACAATGGAATTGGTGGACTTGGAATTAGTAGCTACGGTTGCAAAGAAACATGGAATTCGATTGATTGTCGATAACACATTTTCATCACCTTTAGGCCAATCTCCACTGCAAATTGGAGCTGACTTCGTCTTGCACAGTGCGACGAAATATATTAATGGACACGGAGATGTCATTGCTGGGTTACTAATTGGAACCGATGAAGAAGAAATGTTGAAAATACGCATGACCGTTCAAAAAGATGTAGGGGGAATAATTTCTCCATTTGATGCGTGGTTAATTCTTCGAGGATTAAAAACATTGTCTGTAAGAATGGAACGCCATGTGAAAAACGCGGAAAAAATCGCCGCTTTTCTGGAAAATGAATCTTTTGTTGAGCACGTATTTTATCCATATTCCGACAAACACCCACAAGTAGAGCTTGCAAAAAAACAAATGGCATTTGGTAGCGGACTTGTTTCCTTTACGATTAAAGGTGGGAAAGAAGCGGCGCAATATTTGATGAATCAATTGGAACTCGTGCAAATTGCGGTTAGTTTAGGAGACGCTGAAACACTTATTCAGCATCCAGCTACCATGACCCACTCTGTTATTCCGGAAAACCAACGAGAGGAAATGGGTATTACACATTCGTTGCTGCGACTTTCTGCAGGATTAGAAATAGCAGAAGACATTGTGGAGGATTTACGTAATGCTTTACAAGCTACAGAGAAAAAATTCACTTTCCATTCATAA
- a CDS encoding sensor domain-containing diguanylate cyclase, whose product MNNDETLIHIKANLIDIWNECGTKPLVAEEWFALFQGIIQRYFDIQTSELLLFQYETFIPLNFHHSNDLKFQTIRWTDIREKMENPVLLKNLTILPPRYSIYEEAFLFGGKEEEPVAMLLIQATPAWEEFRESDAIYGLEEVIRHFIHTVKKQIFMRQQEKQYRDLFTVTEMVHATMDIDRILEAVLHAMDSSFPRLKTELVLANDQNRQTNRKVKLFDYSSEREKAIEAYVSGEVLFDPLENEEMYIMHVPIKGRQGIYGLLKVYALNDYFFSKRQKEFIQMLAHTFGNALEKAKLYHQSHRLISDLQLINETSHKMNTSMKMDEMVYFLEQQLEKSFQPSEICFVFIEDEEWDVTTTKSPFFMNEGKEYLDFVSSHFLKTNEALFLADYHSKVNPHLPYASLMAQPLMDRGEVAGYCLVLHENPYYFSFDSHKLMQSLIQHCSLAFSNAKLRLQLQELVDRDHLTGLYARSYLDKYFSQSLENDTEGAFLLLDIDNFKHVNDTYGHQMGDQLLCQISSLIKKLVGNRGISARWGGEELAIYLPNHSLEDGSLVATNILQSIPTHTSPSITVSGGISHWNQLNKPDMKDIFQSADKALYKAKNSGKNKLCI is encoded by the coding sequence TTGAATAATGATGAAACGTTGATCCATATTAAAGCAAACTTAATTGACATCTGGAATGAGTGTGGAACGAAACCTCTAGTAGCAGAGGAATGGTTCGCCCTTTTTCAAGGTATTATTCAACGTTATTTTGATATTCAAACATCTGAACTTTTATTATTTCAATATGAGACGTTCATTCCATTAAATTTTCATCATTCTAATGACTTAAAATTTCAAACCATTCGTTGGACGGATATTCGAGAAAAAATGGAGAATCCTGTCCTATTAAAAAACTTAACCATTTTACCGCCTAGGTATTCGATATATGAAGAAGCTTTCTTATTTGGAGGTAAAGAAGAAGAGCCCGTTGCGATGCTTTTGATACAAGCGACGCCAGCCTGGGAAGAATTTCGTGAAAGTGATGCTATATATGGATTAGAAGAAGTTATCCGACATTTTATTCATACCGTTAAAAAGCAAATTTTTATGCGACAACAAGAAAAGCAATACCGTGATTTATTTACCGTGACTGAAATGGTTCATGCAACAATGGATATTGATCGAATCTTAGAAGCTGTGCTTCATGCGATGGATTCTTCTTTTCCTCGATTAAAAACGGAATTAGTCTTAGCAAATGATCAAAACCGACAAACAAATCGAAAAGTAAAGTTGTTCGATTACTCAAGTGAACGTGAAAAAGCAATTGAAGCTTATGTATCTGGAGAAGTTCTTTTTGATCCATTAGAGAATGAAGAAATGTATATCATGCATGTTCCGATCAAAGGTAGACAAGGCATTTATGGCTTATTAAAAGTGTATGCACTGAATGATTATTTCTTTTCGAAGCGACAAAAAGAGTTCATACAAATGTTGGCGCATACATTTGGGAATGCATTAGAAAAAGCAAAACTGTATCACCAATCCCATCGTCTGATTTCTGATTTGCAGCTGATAAATGAAACATCTCATAAAATGAACACTTCGATGAAAATGGATGAAATGGTCTATTTCTTAGAGCAACAACTCGAAAAGTCATTTCAACCTTCTGAAATTTGCTTTGTATTCATTGAAGATGAGGAATGGGATGTCACCACGACAAAATCTCCATTTTTTATGAATGAAGGGAAAGAATACTTAGACTTTGTTTCATCTCATTTCTTAAAAACGAATGAAGCCCTATTTTTAGCGGACTACCACAGCAAAGTGAATCCGCATTTACCTTATGCTTCGTTGATGGCACAACCATTAATGGATCGAGGAGAAGTAGCTGGTTACTGTTTAGTTCTACATGAGAATCCTTATTATTTTTCATTTGATAGTCATAAATTAATGCAATCATTGATTCAGCATTGTTCATTAGCTTTTTCGAACGCGAAACTTCGATTACAACTTCAAGAATTAGTCGACCGCGATCATTTAACGGGGTTATATGCAAGAAGCTATCTAGATAAATATTTTAGCCAATCGCTTGAAAATGATACGGAAGGTGCATTCCTACTACTAGATATTGACAATTTTAAACATGTTAATGATACATATGGTCATCAAATGGGCGATCAGCTATTATGTCAAATTTCTTCATTAATAAAAAAACTAGTTGGGAATAGAGGGATTTCAGCAAGATGGGGCGGTGAGGAGCTAGCGATTTATTTACCAAATCATTCGCTAGAAGATGGATCGTTAGTTGCCACTAATATTCTCCAATCAATTCCAACGCATACTTCACCTTCTATAACTGTTTCGGGAGGAATATCCCATTGGAATCAACTGAACAAACCTGACATGAAAGATATTTTTCAATCAGCCGACAAAGCACTTTATAAGGCGAAAAATTCAGGGAAAAATAAATTATGTATCTAA
- a CDS encoding fatty acid desaturase has translation MSKEKIAQLKKYVSPFEKADEKASIIQLVNTIIPLIVCWILAYQALSVSVILSVVISLFTAGFVVRTFIIFHDCTHGSFFKNKKVNAIVGTITGVLTLFAFEKWKREHAIHHASSGNLDKRGVGDIWVMTIEEYIEASTWERLKYRLYRNPLVMFVLGPLFLVLISSRFNRKDARKKERNNTYLTNLLLVVFYALLIWLIGWESFLIVQGTTMFVAGMLGIWLFYVQHTFEDSYFEDETEWDYVKAAVEGSSYYKLPKVLQWVTGNIGFHHVHHLSPRVPNYHLEKAHQSTPPLQQATTITLRTSLKSLQYKVYDAKNRTFVTFGEIQHLLTKSNSPIKQ, from the coding sequence ATGAGTAAAGAAAAGATTGCCCAACTTAAAAAATACGTTTCTCCTTTTGAAAAAGCGGATGAAAAAGCGAGTATCATTCAGCTGGTTAATACCATTATTCCTTTGATTGTGTGCTGGATTTTAGCGTATCAAGCATTAAGCGTTTCTGTCATTCTTTCCGTGGTCATTTCGTTATTTACTGCCGGGTTTGTTGTACGGACTTTTATCATTTTTCACGACTGTACACACGGGTCTTTTTTCAAAAACAAAAAAGTGAATGCAATTGTTGGAACAATTACAGGTGTTTTAACTCTTTTTGCGTTTGAAAAGTGGAAACGAGAGCATGCGATCCATCATGCTTCTAGTGGAAATCTAGATAAGCGTGGCGTTGGCGATATTTGGGTAATGACAATAGAGGAATATATAGAAGCTTCGACATGGGAGCGTTTAAAATATCGTTTGTATCGAAATCCTCTTGTCATGTTTGTATTAGGGCCACTATTCTTAGTTTTAATATCAAGTCGCTTCAATCGCAAAGATGCCCGAAAGAAAGAGCGAAATAACACCTACTTAACTAATTTGTTGTTAGTCGTTTTTTATGCTTTACTTATTTGGTTGATCGGTTGGGAATCATTTCTGATTGTTCAAGGAACCACCATGTTCGTCGCTGGTATGTTAGGGATTTGGTTGTTTTATGTGCAACATACATTTGAAGATTCGTACTTTGAGGATGAAACAGAATGGGATTATGTAAAAGCTGCTGTCGAAGGTAGTTCTTACTATAAATTGCCGAAAGTTTTACAGTGGGTCACTGGGAACATTGGTTTTCATCACGTTCATCATTTAAGTCCAAGAGTACCAAATTATCATTTAGAAAAAGCGCACCAATCAACACCACCACTTCAACAGGCAACGACAATTACCTTACGAACTAGCTTAAAGTCATTGCAATACAAAGTGTATGATGCAAAAAATCGCACGTTTGTGACGTTCGGAGAGATCCAACATCTGCTTACGAAATCGAACTCCCCTATTAAACAATAA
- a CDS encoding sensor histidine kinase: MNKWYQIFPKNPWLSVYAWFIFCILPFFFIFRSSSIIEIAIGISLLILFFLSYRLSYNSRSVYLYIWISIEIAITIGMTFLFGYVYLSLFLAFFIGNIKNKIGFFIIYGLHIAFLLLAVIFGFSSHSELYLSQMPFVILTIIGVILLPFNTYNRHKREKLENQLELANKQISHLKVIEERERIARDLHDTLGQKLSLIGLKSDLAGKLVHRDPARALEEIQDVQQTARTALKEVRELVSNIRTTKVEEEIIRVQQLLRAAEIDFVFFGTSSLTSTPLLVENVICMSLKEAVTNVIKHSQATTCTILVKETKQEVLVQVQDDGDGMSSSGQFLDGHGLIGMKERLEFVNGTLSIQQENGTKLTVRIPKVILPKHKEVSHD; this comes from the coding sequence ATGAATAAATGGTATCAAATCTTTCCTAAAAACCCTTGGCTAAGTGTCTATGCTTGGTTTATCTTTTGTATTCTTCCTTTCTTTTTCATTTTCCGTTCATCATCGATTATTGAAATTGCGATTGGGATAAGTTTACTCATTTTATTCTTTCTATCTTACCGATTATCGTATAACTCAAGAAGTGTTTATTTGTATATCTGGATCTCAATTGAAATTGCGATTACCATTGGTATGACATTTCTTTTCGGTTACGTTTATTTGTCATTATTTTTAGCTTTTTTCATCGGGAATATAAAAAACAAAATTGGATTCTTTATCATCTACGGTTTACATATCGCGTTCTTATTACTCGCCGTTATATTTGGTTTTTCAAGTCATAGTGAGTTGTATCTTTCCCAAATGCCATTTGTCATTTTGACGATTATCGGTGTTATTTTGTTACCTTTTAACACGTACAATCGCCATAAACGTGAAAAGCTAGAAAATCAATTAGAATTAGCCAACAAACAAATTTCGCATCTGAAAGTAATTGAAGAACGCGAAAGAATCGCGAGAGATTTGCATGACACGCTCGGACAAAAATTATCGTTAATTGGCTTAAAAAGTGATTTAGCCGGGAAATTAGTGCATCGAGATCCAGCTCGTGCTTTAGAAGAGATTCAAGACGTTCAACAAACAGCTAGAACTGCACTGAAGGAAGTGAGAGAACTTGTATCCAATATACGGACAACCAAAGTGGAAGAAGAAATCATCCGAGTTCAGCAATTACTTCGTGCCGCAGAAATCGATTTTGTTTTCTTTGGAACTTCCTCTCTCACTTCTACTCCATTATTAGTTGAAAATGTCATTTGTATGTCGTTAAAAGAAGCCGTAACAAATGTTATCAAACATAGTCAAGCGACCACTTGCACAATATTAGTAAAAGAAACGAAACAAGAAGTGTTAGTTCAAGTACAAGATGATGGTGATGGCATGTCGAGTTCTGGACAATTTTTAGATGGTCATGGTCTTATCGGGATGAAAGAACGGCTAGAATTTGTGAATGGCACCCTCTCCATCCAACAAGAAAATGGAACGAAATTGACTGTACGGATTCCGAAAGTCATTCTTCCAAAACATAAGGAGGTTTCCCATGATTAA
- a CDS encoding response regulator transcription factor — protein MIKIVLAEDQRMLLGALGSLLDLEDDMEVIGKASNGEEIISLVEKLHPDICIMDIEMPIKSGLDAAEHLKDSGCKIIILTTFARAGYFERAQKAGVSGYLLKDSPSEDLARSIRLIMDGRRIYAPELVDLAFGESNPLTDREREVMELIAHGKSTKEIAKELFITSGTVRNYISTILDKLEVGNRIEAISRFKEKGWFK, from the coding sequence ATGATTAAAATTGTGTTAGCCGAAGATCAGCGAATGTTACTCGGTGCTCTAGGATCATTGCTCGATTTAGAAGATGATATGGAAGTGATCGGGAAAGCAAGCAACGGAGAAGAAATCATCTCACTTGTCGAAAAATTGCATCCAGACATTTGTATCATGGATATCGAAATGCCAATAAAAAGCGGTTTAGATGCAGCAGAACATTTAAAAGATTCCGGTTGTAAAATCATTATTTTAACTACATTTGCTCGCGCGGGTTATTTTGAACGAGCACAAAAAGCAGGAGTTAGCGGATATTTATTAAAAGATAGCCCTAGCGAAGACTTAGCAAGATCCATCCGATTAATTATGGACGGTCGTCGCATCTATGCACCCGAACTTGTGGATCTAGCGTTTGGAGAATCCAATCCATTAACCGATCGAGAACGGGAAGTGATGGAGTTAATCGCACACGGCAAAAGTACAAAAGAAATAGCAAAGGAATTATTTATTACTAGTGGAACTGTACGTAATTATATTTCTACTATTTTAGATAAACTAGAAGTGGGCAATCGAATCGAAGCCATTTCACGCTTTAAAGAAAAAGGCTGGTTTAAATAG